Proteins encoded together in one Xenopus laevis strain J_2021 chromosome 6L, Xenopus_laevis_v10.1, whole genome shotgun sequence window:
- the LOC108719101 gene encoding uncharacterized protein LOC108719101 isoform X1, whose amino-acid sequence MQLLQLLLFFLLISMNSLLSQELDINTNEQDHLKMKTNIPIEVTTTTTLEPILKKELGIKSKKRYNLKMKTNGPVEVTTTTTVEPTLKKELGIKSNKRYNLKMKTNAPIEVTTTTTLEPAATKDINTNEQEHLKMKTNIPIEVTMTTTLEPTFKKVGHFGKVVQRNYKKAQPRFLENKLKKQFEHLSEWYFNKQKNDEVTTTATPTTTLQTTLDPERMERRGRMRMEVETLFFVTLAFVVVAVILGVFVVTLFLIQRRKKHDEFMKYMLQMY is encoded by the exons ATGCAGCTCTTGCAATtacttttgtttttccttttaatcAGTATGAATTCATTATTAAGTCAAG AACTAGACATAAACACCAATGAACAAgaccatttaaaaatgaaaaccaatattcCAATCGAGGTGACAACGACAACTACATTAGAACCAATCCTCAAGAAAG aaCTAGggataaagagcaaaaaaagatataatttaaaaatgaaaaccaatggtcCAGTTGAGGTGACAACGACAACTACAGTAGAACCAACCCTCAAGAAAG AACTAGGGATAAAGAGCAATAaaagatataatttaaaaatgaaaaccaatgctcCAATCGAGGTGACGACGACAACAACATTAGAACCAGCCGCCACGAAAG ACATAAACACCAATGAAcaagaacatttaaaaatgaaaaccaatattcCAATCGAGGTGACAATGACAACGACATTAGAACCAACCTTCAAGAAAG TCGGACATTTTGGTAAGGTAGTGCAGAGGAACTACAAGAAGGCCCAGCCACGAT TTCTAGAAAACAAATTGAAGAAACAGTTTGAACATCTTTCTGAATGGTACTTTAATAAACAAAAGAATGATGAAGTGACGACAACGGCAACACCAACTACAACATTGCAGACAACTCTTGACCCAG AAAGAATGGAAAGGAGGGGCCGTATGCGAATGGAAGTTGAAACACTATTTTTTGTTACATTGGCATTTGTTGTTGTAGCGGTTATACTGGGAGTGTTTGTTGTCACGCTCTTCCTGATTCAGAGACGCAAGAAGCATGATGAATTTATGAAGTATATGCTGCAAATGTACTGA
- the LOC108719101 gene encoding uncharacterized protein LOC108719101 isoform X2, whose product MKTNIPIEVTTTTTLEPILKKELGIKSKKRYNLKMKTNGPVEVTTTTTVEPTLKKELGIKSNKRYNLKMKTNAPIEVTTTTTLEPAATKDINTNEQEHLKMKTNIPIEVTMTTTLEPTFKKVGHFGKVVQRNYKKAQPRFLENKLKKQFEHLSEWYFNKQKNDEVTTTATPTTTLQTTLDPERMERRGRMRMEVETLFFVTLAFVVVAVILGVFVVTLFLIQRRKKHDEFMKYMLQMY is encoded by the exons atgaaaaccaatattcCAATCGAGGTGACAACGACAACTACATTAGAACCAATCCTCAAGAAAG aaCTAGggataaagagcaaaaaaagatataatttaaaaatgaaaaccaatggtcCAGTTGAGGTGACAACGACAACTACAGTAGAACCAACCCTCAAGAAAG AACTAGGGATAAAGAGCAATAaaagatataatttaaaaatgaaaaccaatgctcCAATCGAGGTGACGACGACAACAACATTAGAACCAGCCGCCACGAAAG ACATAAACACCAATGAAcaagaacatttaaaaatgaaaaccaatattcCAATCGAGGTGACAATGACAACGACATTAGAACCAACCTTCAAGAAAG TCGGACATTTTGGTAAGGTAGTGCAGAGGAACTACAAGAAGGCCCAGCCACGAT TTCTAGAAAACAAATTGAAGAAACAGTTTGAACATCTTTCTGAATGGTACTTTAATAAACAAAAGAATGATGAAGTGACGACAACGGCAACACCAACTACAACATTGCAGACAACTCTTGACCCAG AAAGAATGGAAAGGAGGGGCCGTATGCGAATGGAAGTTGAAACACTATTTTTTGTTACATTGGCATTTGTTGTTGTAGCGGTTATACTGGGAGTGTTTGTTGTCACGCTCTTCCTGATTCAGAGACGCAAGAAGCATGATGAATTTATGAAGTATATGCTGCAAATGTACTGA
- the LOC108719101 gene encoding uncharacterized protein LOC108719101 isoform X3: MQLLQLLLFFLLISMNSLLSQELDINTNEQDHLKMKTNIPIEVTTTTTLEPILKKELGIKSNKRYNLKMKTNAPIEVTTTTTLEPAATKDINTNEQEHLKMKTNIPIEVTMTTTLEPTFKKVGHFGKVVQRNYKKAQPRFLENKLKKQFEHLSEWYFNKQKNDEVTTTATPTTTLQTTLDPERMERRGRMRMEVETLFFVTLAFVVVAVILGVFVVTLFLIQRRKKHDEFMKYMLQMY; encoded by the exons ATGCAGCTCTTGCAATtacttttgtttttccttttaatcAGTATGAATTCATTATTAAGTCAAG AACTAGACATAAACACCAATGAACAAgaccatttaaaaatgaaaaccaatattcCAATCGAGGTGACAACGACAACTACATTAGAACCAATCCTCAAGAAAG AACTAGGGATAAAGAGCAATAaaagatataatttaaaaatgaaaaccaatgctcCAATCGAGGTGACGACGACAACAACATTAGAACCAGCCGCCACGAAAG ACATAAACACCAATGAAcaagaacatttaaaaatgaaaaccaatattcCAATCGAGGTGACAATGACAACGACATTAGAACCAACCTTCAAGAAAG TCGGACATTTTGGTAAGGTAGTGCAGAGGAACTACAAGAAGGCCCAGCCACGAT TTCTAGAAAACAAATTGAAGAAACAGTTTGAACATCTTTCTGAATGGTACTTTAATAAACAAAAGAATGATGAAGTGACGACAACGGCAACACCAACTACAACATTGCAGACAACTCTTGACCCAG AAAGAATGGAAAGGAGGGGCCGTATGCGAATGGAAGTTGAAACACTATTTTTTGTTACATTGGCATTTGTTGTTGTAGCGGTTATACTGGGAGTGTTTGTTGTCACGCTCTTCCTGATTCAGAGACGCAAGAAGCATGATGAATTTATGAAGTATATGCTGCAAATGTACTGA